The Anoplolepis gracilipes chromosome 17, ASM4749672v1, whole genome shotgun sequence genome window below encodes:
- the Bicc gene encoding protein bicaudal C homolog 1-B isoform X4: MTVVMERTNTMVTWPSRLKIGAKSKKDPHIKVAGRLDDVRVAKEKIMEVLDTRQSNRVTMKLDVSYTDHSHIIGKGGLTIKRVMEETGCHIHFPDSNRSNHQDKSNQVSIAGEMESVERARARVRNLTPLIFSFELPIMGASQSTPDCTSPYVIKIQEKYNVQVMFRTRPKLHATLVVVKGCEWEVSQVKEATVLLIRYMCKNLANQIQVQMSMEISPQHHSIVLGKQSSNLKMIMQRTATQIMFPDAGDPNIPSLKKSNVTITGAIHNVYLARQQLVGSLPLVLMFDLPEDSMSATVDTEKISQLMQSLDVFINVRHKPKQSTLSVIIKGIERNAGNIYEARKQLLGLDEPRVHAEIPATYHIPNAGSVFQSTANNNNDIGTNNLMSNVTDSFSSMLNINTQNPSYCMSPIPHSSNSMGLSSHWGLAAHYIPPMCTYPYPHLNHLLTTQHMLHNNIMGTSHGPHGLSNHVIPSGIGTYHSNGISSNFSNIHGLNANLTDNKDGSSAYSSLSSVSSSLSSPAISPRNVSPVNPTDTSPNLSDLSSMLSELPVTDRRAPGCEKKSLEIAAQQHLTPFDYEQKKLLATKAVQSKSSNSDFRVPTSAWSGYGLSQSIPPITTSNLSKNFLQELTSHPADLWKEPTTPVFNTEMDFGNIISSKDRVGQIGMASNYIDHTPTSHLNKITSSHRFSDLASMLASIGLEKYIRLFTSHEVDMSTFHSLTEKDLCEIGITAWGARRKILLLISDMNKRTSPFSGSAAPGAERKASTLSASTDKCNLDTKW, encoded by the exons CAAAGCAACAGAGTGACCATGAAACTGGACGTTAGTTACACCGATCATTCGCACATCATCGGCAAGGGCGGTCTAACAATTAAGCGAGTGATGGAGGAAACTGGTTGCCATATCCATTTTCCAGACAGTAACCGCAGCAATCACCAGGACAAGAGCAATCAAGTCTCTATTGCTGGTGAGATGGAGAGCGTCGAACGCGCCCGCGCACGTGTTAGG AATCTGACACCCCTAATCTTTTCGTTCGAATTGCCTATAATGGGCGCGTCGCAAAGTACGCCAGACTGCACTTCACCCTACGTCATAAAGATACAGGAAAAGTACAACGTGCAAGTGATGTTTCGCACGAGACCAAAGCTACACGCCACTCTAGTGGTCGTCAAGGGATGCGAATGGGAGGTTTCTCAAGTCAAGGAGGCGACAGTTCTACTAATCCGTTATATGTGCAAAAATCTAGCT AATCAAATCCAAGTACAAATGTCAATGGAAATCTCACCTCAACATCACAGCATCGTGCTAGGGAAACAGAGTAGCAATCTGAAAATGATAATGCAACGTACCGCCACGCAAATTATGTTTCCCGATGCTGGCGATCCGAATATACCCAGCCTCAAGAAAAGCAATGTCACGATTACTGGCGCTATACATAATGTTTATTTGGCTCGACAACAGTTAGTG GGATCATTACCCTTAGTTCTCATGTTCGATCTACCAGAGGATTCTATGTCCGCTACCGTGGATACTGAAAAGATCTCCCAACTTATGCAATCTTTAGATGTGTTTATCAACGTTCGGCATAAGCCGAAACAAAGCACGCTTTCCGTGATTATTAAGGGAATCGAGAGAAACGCTGGTAATATTTACGAAGCGCGAAAACAACTGTTGGGATTAGACGAGCCCAGAGTTCATGCCGAGATACCGGCTACATATCATATTCCGAACGCCGGTAGTGTTTTTCAAAGCACtgccaataataataatgatattg gCACCAACAATCTGATGAGTAATGTAACAGACAGCTTTTCGAGTATGTTGAATATAAATACGCAGAATCCATCATATTGTATGTCACCGATTCCGCACTCATCGAATTCCATGGGGCTATCGTCGCACTGGGGCCTTGCTGCTCATTATATTCCACCTATGTGTACGTATCCCTATCCTCATTTGAATCACCTGTTGACGACGCAGCATATGTTACACAACAATATAATGGGGACTTCCCATGGACCGCATGGATTATCGAATCATGTGATACCTTCCGGCATCGGAACTTATCACTCTAATGGCATATCGAGCAACTTTTCTAATATCCACGGTCTCAACGCTAATTTAACGGATAATAAAGACGGCAGTAGTG CTTATTCTTCGCTAAGCAGCGTCTCTAGCTCTCTATCTAGTCCTGCTATTAGTCCTCGTAACGTTTCACCAGTCAATCCTACGGATACTAGTCCTAACTTAT cgGATTTATCCAGCATGTTATCTGAATTACCGGTCACTGACCGACGTGCACCTGGTTGCGAGAAAAAATCATTGGAGATAGCCGCACAGCAACATCTCACACCCTTCGATTATGAACAGAAGAAACTATTAGCTACGAAGGCGGTGCAAAGCAAGTCGAGTAATAGCGATTTCCGCGTACCGACATCCGCGTGGTCTGGTTATGGCCTCAGCCAGAGTATTCCGCCTATAACTACGAGTAATTTAAGCAAG AATTTTTTACAGGAGCTGACGTCACATCCTGCAGACTTGTGGAAAGAACCGACCACCCCGGTATTTAATACCGAGATGGATTTCGGTAATATTATTTCGAGCAAAGATCGCGTTGGACAAATAGGGATGGcttcaaattatatagatcACACACCGACCTCCCATTTAAACAAAATCACATCATCACATCGTTTCAGTGATTTAGCTAGCATGCTAGCCAGCATCGGCTTGGAGAAGTATATAC GCCTGTTCACGTCTCACGAGGTGGACATGTCTACGTTTCATTCTCTGACAGAGAAGGATCTCTGCGAAATCGGGATTACCGCTTGGGGTGCGAGACGCAAAATATTGCTGTTAATATCTG ATATGAATAAACGAACGAGTCCGTTTTCTGGAAGCGCCGCACCCGGCGCTGAACGGAAAGCTTCCACATTGTCGGCATCGACAGACAAGTGCAACCTGGACACCAAATGGTAA
- the Pex2 gene encoding peroxisome biogenesis factor 2, with product MTPSVYVSRINQVDAAQLDKEIYKVLKTQTKEIAKYSVPGKIDKWQAEIDVVLKFLIWKFSLQRGSSTFGQRLLNLHYSNINQKKAVLYLILSVLPQYLKDKLANENLSDRGVLAQGLKSLVDWASNAVSLLELINLLYFLHRGIQPRVIEFLLGLSTQSITTHRPRTIGYSYMTRELLWHGLMELFTIGIPMINFHYLKHAVTRLWQRMEPAMMRSFPVMNATTKCAYCQENPILPSHAGCSHIFCYYCLQAHFTAMNMFHCPICNNELYAEDMKRCTVTSAPSSDDEESDDSFERVDNG from the coding sequence ATGACGCCATCAGTTTATGTCTCCCGAATAAATCAGGTCGATGCCGCTCAATTAGACAAGGAGATTTACAAAGTATTGAAGACTCAAACCaaagaaattgcaaaataCAGCGTACCTGGCAAGATCGACAAGTGGCAAGCGGAAATAGACGTTGTCTTGAAATTTCTTATCTGGAAATTTTCGCTGCAACGAGGATCCTCCACATTCGGCCAGCGACTCCTCAATCTGCACTACAGTAACATCAATCAGAAGAAAGCtgtactttatttaattctaagcGTTCTACCTCAATATTTGAAAGACAAATTGGCCAATGAGAATTTATCGGATCGTGGCGTACTTGCCCAAGGTCTAAAATCTCTCGTCGATTGGGCATCGAACGCTGTCAGTCTTCTGGAGCTTATCAATCTACTATACTTTCTTCATCGAGGCATACAACCACGTGTGATAGAGTTCCTGCTAGGTCTGTCGACTCAATCAATAACGACGCATCGTCCGAGGACAATCGGATACTCGTACATGACGAGAGAACTGCTATGGCACGGTCTAATGGAACTCTTCACCATCGGCATACCCATGATCAACTTCCATTATCTGAAGCATGCGGTAACGCGACTCTGGCAGCGAATGGAACCGGCAATGATGCGATCATTCCCGGTGATGAACGCCACGACCAAATGCGCCTACTGCCAGGAAAATCCAATCTTGCCATCGCACGCCGGCTGTTCACACATCTTCTGTTACTACTGTTTGCAAGCGCACTTTACCGCGATGAATATGTTCCACTGTCCCATCTGCAATAACGAACTCTACGCCGAAGATATGAAGAGATGCACGGTCACGAGTGCACCATCGAGCGATGACGAAGAGTCGGACGATAGTTTCGAAAGAGTGGACAATGGATAA